One Microbacterium keratanolyticum DNA window includes the following coding sequences:
- the map gene encoding type I methionyl aminopeptidase, with protein sequence MIELRTPAEIEEMRAAGRFVAETLATLRDETKVGTNLLAIDRRAHEMIRKAGAESCYIDYHPSFGASPFGKVICTSVNDAVLHGLPHDYTLRDGDLVTLDFAVSVDGWVSDSAVSFIVGTPRDEDLRLIDTTERALDAAIAAATVGNRIGDISAAIAEISHGEGYSINTDFGGHGVGRTMHGDPHVANDGRAGRGFPLRAGLVLALEPWLLATTNELFTDPDGWTLRSVDGSRGSHSEHTIAITDDGPIILTDRSFLGVK encoded by the coding sequence ATGATCGAACTGCGCACCCCTGCCGAGATCGAAGAGATGCGTGCGGCCGGACGCTTCGTGGCCGAGACTTTGGCCACCCTGCGCGACGAAACCAAGGTGGGCACGAATCTTCTCGCCATCGACCGCCGTGCGCACGAGATGATCCGCAAGGCGGGCGCAGAGTCCTGCTACATCGATTACCACCCTTCCTTCGGCGCAAGCCCCTTCGGCAAGGTCATCTGCACCTCCGTGAACGACGCCGTCCTGCACGGACTCCCCCACGACTACACGCTGCGCGACGGTGATCTCGTCACTCTGGACTTCGCGGTCTCCGTCGATGGCTGGGTCTCCGACTCCGCCGTGTCCTTCATCGTCGGCACGCCGCGCGACGAGGATCTGCGCCTGATCGACACGACCGAGCGCGCACTGGATGCGGCAATCGCCGCCGCCACGGTCGGAAACCGCATCGGCGACATCTCGGCGGCGATCGCGGAGATCTCCCACGGTGAGGGCTACTCGATCAACACCGACTTCGGCGGACATGGCGTGGGCCGCACCATGCACGGCGACCCGCACGTCGCCAACGACGGCCGCGCCGGACGCGGTTTCCCGCTGCGCGCCGGCCTCGTCCTCGCGCTCGAGCCCTGGCTGCTTGCGACGACCAACGAGCTGTTCACCGACCCGGATGGCTGGACCCTGCGCAGTGTCGACGGGTCACGAGGCTCGCACTCCGAGCACACCATCGCGATCACCGATGACGGACCGATCATCCTGACGGATCGTTCGTTCCTCGGGGTCAAGTAG
- the trmD gene encoding tRNA (guanosine(37)-N1)-methyltransferase TrmD produces MHIDVVSIFPSYFDGLALSLLGKARESGLLDMHVHDLRDWTFDRHRTVDDTPYGGGAGMVMKPEPWGLALDQLVSTEADAAAPRPTIIFPSPAGEVFTQATARDLSTRSHLIFGCGRYEGIDERVFEYADTIGEVRLISLGDYVLNGGEVASMAMIEAIGRLVPGVVGNPESLVEESHEDGLLEYPSYTKPSSWREREVPPILLSGNHAAIAKWRAEQQLERTRRRRPDLLAD; encoded by the coding sequence ATGCACATCGACGTCGTCTCAATCTTCCCGTCGTACTTCGACGGACTCGCGCTCTCGCTGCTCGGCAAGGCCCGGGAGTCGGGCCTTCTCGACATGCACGTACACGATCTTCGCGATTGGACGTTCGACCGGCATCGTACGGTCGACGACACGCCCTATGGCGGTGGTGCAGGCATGGTCATGAAGCCCGAGCCGTGGGGGCTTGCGCTCGACCAGCTGGTCTCGACAGAGGCGGATGCGGCCGCGCCGCGACCGACGATCATCTTCCCGTCGCCGGCCGGTGAGGTCTTCACCCAGGCGACGGCGCGCGATCTCTCCACGCGCTCGCATCTCATCTTCGGCTGCGGCCGCTATGAAGGCATCGACGAGCGCGTCTTCGAGTACGCCGACACGATCGGCGAAGTGCGTCTGATCAGCCTTGGCGACTATGTCCTCAACGGCGGAGAGGTCGCGTCGATGGCGATGATCGAGGCGATCGGACGCCTTGTGCCCGGGGTCGTCGGAAACCCGGAGAGCCTTGTCGAGGAGTCTCATGAGGACGGACTCCTGGAGTACCCCTCGTACACGAAGCCGTCGAGCTGGCGTGAACGCGAGGTGCCGCCGATCCTCCTGAGCGGCAACCATGCCGCGATCGCGAAATGGCGCGCGGAACAGCAACTCGAACGCACGCGGCGACGTCGCCCCGACCTGCTCGCAGACTGA
- the rimM gene encoding ribosome maturation factor RimM (Essential for efficient processing of 16S rRNA), with the protein MAAQERAGGKNQLRVGRLVKAHGLKGALKLELYTDDPAGRFVPGAEFTLQVPEASPWHGKTITVREYRLMNGNPVVFLEGIDDRTAAEELVKAILWIDQDDATEQAEDDAWYDHQLVGLDVVRDDVVIGRVARVDHFPAQDLLIVRVGENEIMVPFVTAIVPTVDLAAGRVIVTPPPGLFEELPEADDTPDASAAAEASGDSD; encoded by the coding sequence ATGGCCGCACAGGAACGCGCAGGGGGCAAGAACCAGCTGCGCGTGGGTCGTCTTGTCAAAGCGCATGGGCTCAAGGGCGCCCTGAAGCTCGAGCTGTACACCGATGATCCCGCGGGCCGATTCGTCCCCGGGGCGGAGTTCACGTTGCAGGTGCCCGAGGCATCTCCGTGGCACGGAAAGACGATCACCGTTCGCGAGTACCGCCTCATGAACGGCAACCCCGTCGTCTTCCTTGAGGGCATCGACGACCGCACAGCCGCGGAAGAGCTCGTCAAGGCGATCCTGTGGATCGACCAGGACGACGCCACCGAGCAGGCGGAGGACGACGCGTGGTATGACCACCAGCTCGTCGGTCTCGACGTCGTTCGCGATGATGTCGTCATCGGGCGCGTGGCGCGCGTCGATCACTTCCCCGCACAGGATCTGCTGATCGTGCGTGTCGGCGAGAACGAGATCATGGTGCCGTTCGTCACCGCGATCGTTCCGACCGTCGACCTTGCGGCTGGCCGCGTGATCGTGACGCCCCCGCCCGGACTCTTCGAAGAGCTTCCCGAGGCGGACGACACCCCTGACGCGAGCGCCGCAGCTGAGGCATCCGGCGACTCCGACTGA
- a CDS encoding RNA-binding protein produces MLAAALEHVVKGIVDHPDDVHITASTSPRGDLLEVRVHPDDRGRVIGRGGRTAKALRTLLTALADGRRVRIDVADD; encoded by the coding sequence GTGCTGGCTGCCGCGCTCGAACACGTCGTCAAGGGGATCGTCGATCACCCGGATGACGTTCACATCACCGCTTCCACGTCGCCTCGCGGCGACCTTCTCGAGGTGCGCGTGCACCCCGATGACCGTGGGCGTGTGATCGGGCGCGGCGGCCGCACCGCAAAGGCACTGCGCACGCTGCTGACGGCCCTGGCCGACGGGCGTCGCGTGCGCATCGATGTAGCGGACGACTGA
- the rpsP gene encoding 30S ribosomal protein S16, with amino-acid sequence MAVKIRLKRMGKIRAPYYRIVVADSRTKRDGRVIEEIGKYHPTEQPSFIEVDSERAQYWLSVGAQPTEQVTAILKITGDWGKFKGDKDAKSTLQVAEAKAEFTADAAKKSVIKPKAEKKEAPAEAEAPVDAEAAEAPAADAE; translated from the coding sequence GTGGCTGTCAAGATTCGTCTCAAGCGCATGGGCAAGATCCGTGCGCCGTACTACCGCATCGTCGTCGCCGACTCGCGCACCAAGCGCGACGGTCGCGTGATCGAGGAGATCGGCAAGTACCACCCCACCGAGCAGCCCTCGTTCATCGAGGTCGACTCGGAGCGTGCACAGTACTGGCTGTCGGTGGGCGCGCAGCCGACCGAGCAGGTCACCGCGATCCTCAAGATCACGGGCGACTGGGGCAAGTTCAAGGGTGACAAGGACGCAAAGTCCACCCTTCAGGTCGCAGAGGCCAAGGCTGAGTTCACGGCAGACGCCGCCAAGAAGTCGGTCATCAAGCCCAAGGCTGAGAAGAAGGAAGCCCCGGCTGAGGCCGAGGCTCCCGTCGACGCGGAGGCCGCTGAGGCTCCCGCCGCAGACGCAGAGTAA
- a CDS encoding glutamate--cysteine ligase, which produces MTIPFAESARSTVGIEWEIMLADPMTGDLVDRAPQLLTALEEQSADARHTVTGELLTNTIEVTSGVGETVAQAVGDIAAAIAEVRAATEPAGIALLSAGSHPFAQWYDQRVTDKTRYHTLIERTQWWGRNMMIWGIHVHVGVEDKRKVIPLINALSTYLPHLQALSASSPFWAGERTGYASNRALVFQQLPTAGLPWPLRTWEDFESYLDDMQRTGVMADATEVRWDIRPAPRWGTIEVRACDGMSTLHELAAVAALVQVLVEHLSRQLDDGHTLEVLPPWFHRENKWRAARYGLDATAIIAADGTQRPVREHLGALVSELAPIADDLGCGAELASIRTILQDGASYARQLAVADATGDLRTVVQHLIDEFRSDRLIGG; this is translated from the coding sequence GTGACGATCCCGTTCGCAGAATCCGCGCGCTCGACTGTTGGCATCGAGTGGGAGATCATGCTCGCCGATCCGATGACCGGAGACCTCGTCGACCGAGCCCCTCAGCTTTTGACGGCGCTCGAGGAGCAGAGTGCGGACGCGCGCCATACCGTGACCGGCGAGCTCCTCACGAACACGATCGAGGTGACCAGCGGCGTCGGAGAGACCGTCGCCCAGGCGGTGGGCGATATCGCCGCAGCGATCGCGGAGGTTCGCGCGGCCACCGAGCCCGCCGGCATCGCCCTGCTTTCCGCGGGAAGTCATCCCTTTGCGCAATGGTACGACCAGCGTGTGACCGACAAGACGCGCTATCACACGCTGATCGAGCGCACCCAGTGGTGGGGGCGCAACATGATGATCTGGGGTATCCATGTCCACGTCGGCGTGGAGGACAAGCGCAAGGTGATCCCGCTGATCAACGCACTCAGCACCTACCTGCCCCATCTGCAGGCACTCTCGGCGTCGAGCCCGTTCTGGGCGGGCGAGCGCACCGGATATGCGTCGAATCGCGCACTCGTCTTCCAGCAGCTGCCGACGGCCGGTCTCCCCTGGCCGTTGCGCACCTGGGAGGACTTCGAGTCCTACCTCGATGACATGCAGCGGACGGGTGTCATGGCCGACGCCACGGAAGTCCGCTGGGACATCCGTCCGGCGCCGCGCTGGGGCACGATCGAGGTGCGCGCGTGCGACGGGATGTCGACGCTCCATGAGCTCGCCGCAGTCGCCGCCCTCGTGCAGGTCCTCGTCGAGCACCTGTCCCGTCAGCTGGACGACGGCCACACGCTGGAGGTGCTGCCACCCTGGTTCCACCGTGAGAACAAGTGGCGGGCGGCCCGCTACGGGCTCGACGCGACGGCGATCATCGCCGCGGACGGCACACAGCGCCCGGTCCGCGAGCACCTCGGCGCACTCGTCAGCGAACTCGCGCCGATCGCAGACGATCTCGGGTGCGGCGCCGAACTCGCATCGATCCGCACGATTCTCCAGGACGGCGCGAGCTACGCGCGCCAGCTGGCTGTGGCGGACGCCACGGGCGATCTGCGCACTGTCGTGCAGCATCTCATCGACGAGTTCCGTTCGGACCGACTGATCGGCGGCTGA
- a CDS encoding sugar-binding transcriptional regulator, translated as MPATDSPPRDQKLIAALTAAQLYYLQDRTMESIARELGTSRSSVSRLLSFARESGLVDIRINSPVERVDMLEQRLRDRYRIAAHVVPMPEIVSEVERLERVALTAGRLVSQFIDSNMVVGVAWGSTLSAVSRGLTHKETHNTTVVQLNGAANPQTSGVEYASDILQRFGSAFGAQVQQFPVPAFFDDPATREAMWRERSTRRVLQLHSQMDVAIFGLGSPEAEVPSHVYMGGYLGKEDYRSLREDRAIGDLATVFFRADGSWQGIRLNARATGPDLGRLRRVPRRVCVVAGLPKLASLRAAIAADLVTDVVLDEGLARRLSEEG; from the coding sequence ATGCCCGCGACTGACAGCCCGCCGAGGGACCAGAAGCTGATCGCCGCGCTCACCGCGGCGCAGCTCTACTACCTGCAGGATCGGACGATGGAATCAATCGCCCGAGAGCTCGGCACGTCTCGATCCTCGGTGTCGCGACTGCTCAGCTTCGCGCGCGAGAGCGGCCTGGTCGACATCCGCATCAACTCTCCGGTCGAGCGGGTCGACATGCTCGAGCAGCGTCTGCGCGACCGCTACCGGATCGCCGCGCACGTCGTGCCCATGCCGGAGATCGTGAGCGAGGTGGAGCGGCTGGAGCGCGTGGCACTGACCGCGGGGCGGCTGGTGTCGCAGTTCATCGATTCGAACATGGTCGTGGGAGTCGCCTGGGGTTCCACTCTGAGTGCCGTCAGCCGCGGGCTCACGCACAAGGAGACGCACAACACCACGGTCGTGCAGCTCAACGGCGCGGCCAACCCGCAGACGAGCGGCGTCGAGTACGCGAGTGACATCCTGCAGCGGTTCGGAAGCGCCTTCGGCGCGCAGGTTCAGCAGTTCCCGGTGCCTGCCTTCTTCGACGATCCCGCGACGCGAGAGGCGATGTGGCGGGAGCGCAGCACGCGCCGCGTGCTGCAGCTGCACTCCCAGATGGACGTGGCGATCTTCGGCCTCGGGTCTCCGGAGGCGGAAGTGCCCAGCCACGTCTACATGGGCGGATATCTGGGCAAGGAGGACTACCGCAGTCTTCGGGAGGACCGAGCGATCGGCGATCTCGCGACCGTGTTCTTCCGTGCGGACGGCAGTTGGCAGGGCATCCGCCTGAACGCTCGCGCGACCGGACCGGATCTCGGTCGGCTGCGTCGCGTGCCCCGGCGAGTGTGCGTCGTCGCAGGGCTTCCTAAGCTTGCGAGCCTGCGGGCTGCGATCGCCGCGGATCTGGTGACCGACGTCGTCCTGGACGAAGGGCTGGCGCGACGGCTGTCGGAGGAGGGCTGA
- a CDS encoding glycerol-3-phosphate dehydrogenase/oxidase, translating to MPAPTPPTGLRDEVRAIRDAGRTSVLVIGAGINGISTFRELALQGVDVVLVERDDFASGASAASSHMIHGGIRYLENGEFRLVKESVQERNGLLKIAPHYVKPLQTTIPIYSTFSGILSAPLRFLRHGGGKPKERGAFLIKVGLTIYDTFSRDGGSVPRHRFLGRRKSLAELPALDPAIKYTATYYDASMHDPERLALDVLQDGRATHPGALAVNYVEAVSRDGRTVTLHDRESGETFSITADVVVNTSGPWTDLTNAALGTQTRFMGGTKGSHIVLDHPELLAATRGREIFFEHSDGRIVLIYPLKNRVLVGTTDIDADPREPAICTEEEVDYFFALIRHVFPAIPVSREQIVYRFSGIRPLPRHEDTAPGFVSRDYRIEVDETGEAPLVSLVGGKWTTFRALGESLSDVVLDLIGRTRTVSTAGRAIGGGRDYPRTASARATWIAANLPGAGGRAEQLLARYGTRAAEVWRIVSEDTDEPLAGGVVSTRELAWMVDNEMVTRLADVVFRRTNLAFTGHADASALTELADALAPLLGWDSVRRDHEIEDTLRLLATQHGYQAAGRAHA from the coding sequence ATGCCTGCCCCTACCCCACCCACTGGCCTGCGCGACGAGGTGCGCGCTATCCGCGACGCCGGTCGCACGAGTGTGCTCGTGATCGGCGCAGGAATCAACGGCATCTCCACGTTCCGAGAGCTCGCCCTGCAGGGCGTCGACGTGGTGCTCGTCGAGCGCGACGACTTCGCATCGGGAGCCTCCGCGGCATCCAGCCACATGATTCACGGCGGCATCCGCTACCTCGAGAACGGTGAGTTCCGTCTCGTGAAGGAATCCGTGCAGGAACGCAACGGCCTGCTCAAGATCGCGCCGCATTACGTCAAGCCGCTGCAGACCACGATCCCGATCTACTCCACGTTCTCCGGCATCCTGTCGGCCCCGCTGCGGTTCCTCCGGCACGGCGGAGGCAAGCCCAAGGAACGCGGCGCGTTCCTGATCAAGGTCGGCCTGACGATCTACGACACCTTCTCGCGCGACGGCGGCAGCGTCCCGCGCCACCGCTTCCTCGGCCGCCGCAAGTCGCTCGCCGAGCTGCCCGCGCTCGACCCGGCGATCAAGTACACCGCGACCTACTATGACGCGTCGATGCACGACCCTGAGCGACTCGCACTCGACGTTCTCCAGGACGGACGCGCCACGCACCCCGGCGCGCTCGCGGTGAACTACGTCGAGGCCGTGAGCCGCGACGGACGCACGGTGACCCTGCACGACCGCGAGTCCGGCGAGACGTTCTCGATCACCGCCGACGTGGTGGTGAACACCTCCGGCCCGTGGACAGACCTCACCAATGCCGCCCTGGGCACCCAGACACGGTTCATGGGCGGCACGAAGGGCTCGCACATCGTGCTCGACCACCCCGAGCTACTCGCCGCGACGCGCGGGCGGGAGATCTTCTTCGAGCACAGCGACGGTCGGATCGTGCTGATCTACCCGCTCAAGAACCGGGTGCTCGTGGGCACCACGGATATCGACGCGGACCCCCGCGAGCCTGCGATCTGCACGGAGGAGGAGGTCGACTACTTCTTCGCACTCATCCGGCATGTCTTCCCTGCGATCCCCGTTTCGCGGGAGCAGATCGTCTACCGCTTCTCCGGCATCCGCCCGCTTCCTCGACACGAGGACACCGCACCCGGCTTCGTATCCCGTGACTATCGGATCGAGGTCGATGAAACCGGTGAAGCACCGCTCGTGAGTCTCGTCGGTGGCAAGTGGACGACCTTCCGCGCGCTTGGCGAGTCCCTCTCGGATGTCGTCCTGGACCTCATCGGCCGCACCCGCACGGTATCGACCGCCGGTCGCGCGATCGGCGGCGGACGGGACTACCCGCGCACCGCATCCGCGCGCGCCACCTGGATCGCAGCGAACCTTCCCGGAGCAGGTGGTCGGGCCGAACAGCTGCTCGCCCGCTACGGCACCCGGGCCGCCGAGGTCTGGCGCATCGTCTCCGAGGACACCGATGAGCCGCTCGCCGGCGGTGTGGTGTCCACGCGGGAACTGGCATGGATGGTCGACAATGAGATGGTGACGCGACTCGCCGATGTCGTCTTCCGCCGCACGAACCTCGCGTTCACCGGGCATGCGGATGCCTCGGCGCTGACGGAACTGGCCGACGCACTCGCACCGCTGCTCGGCTGGGACTCCGTGCGCCGCGATCACGAGATCGAGGACACGCTGCGCCTGCTGGCGACGCAGCACGGGTATCAGGCCGCCGGGCGCGCACACGCGTAG
- the glpK gene encoding glycerol kinase GlpK produces the protein MADYILAIDQGTTSTRAIIFDRSGARVATGQKEHEQILPQAGWVEHDATEIWSNTQEVIGLALSRAHLTRHDIAGIGITNQRETTVVWDRHTGVPVYNAIVWQDTRTQAIVDRLAADGGTDRFTPIVGLPLATYFSGTKITWILENVDGAREKADAGDLLFGTTDCWVLWNLTGGADGGVHVTDVTNASRTMFMDLKTLEWRDDILDVFGVPRSMMPEIRSSSEVYGTAESSSLLRETPIAGILGDQQAATFGQAAFAAGESKNTYGTGCFLIFNTGEEIVHSENGLLTTVGYKLGDAPAHYALEGSIAVTGSLIQWLRDQLGIIQTAPEVEELARQVEDNGGVYIVPAFSGLFAPYWRSDARGAIVGLTRFANKSHIARAALEAVAFQTRDVLDAVNADAGVDLSELKVDGGMVANDELMQFQADMLGVPVVRPVVAETTALGAAYAAGLAVGFWRDLDELSANWQEDRRWEPQMNAAERDRQLRLWRKAVTKSMDWVDEDVR, from the coding sequence ATGGCCGACTACATCCTCGCGATCGACCAGGGAACGACGTCGACCCGCGCGATCATCTTCGACCGATCGGGCGCGCGCGTCGCGACCGGCCAGAAGGAGCACGAACAGATCCTGCCGCAGGCCGGCTGGGTCGAGCACGACGCGACCGAGATCTGGTCGAACACCCAGGAGGTGATCGGGCTCGCACTCTCGCGTGCGCATCTCACCCGACACGACATCGCCGGAATCGGCATCACGAACCAGCGCGAGACCACCGTCGTCTGGGACCGTCACACCGGCGTCCCCGTGTACAACGCGATCGTCTGGCAGGACACCCGAACCCAGGCGATCGTCGATCGACTGGCCGCGGATGGTGGAACCGACCGGTTCACCCCGATCGTCGGGCTTCCGCTCGCCACGTACTTCTCCGGGACGAAGATCACCTGGATCCTCGAGAACGTCGATGGTGCACGCGAGAAAGCCGACGCGGGCGATCTGCTCTTCGGCACCACAGACTGCTGGGTGCTCTGGAACCTCACCGGCGGCGCCGACGGCGGCGTGCACGTCACGGACGTCACCAACGCGTCGCGCACGATGTTCATGGATCTCAAGACGCTGGAGTGGCGCGACGACATCCTCGACGTCTTCGGTGTCCCGCGGAGCATGATGCCGGAGATCCGCTCATCGTCAGAGGTGTACGGCACCGCTGAGAGCAGCTCGCTTCTGCGCGAGACCCCGATCGCGGGCATCCTCGGCGATCAGCAGGCCGCGACGTTCGGTCAGGCTGCCTTCGCGGCCGGCGAGAGCAAGAACACCTACGGCACCGGCTGCTTCCTGATCTTCAACACCGGCGAGGAGATCGTTCACTCCGAGAACGGGCTGCTGACGACGGTCGGCTACAAGCTCGGTGACGCTCCTGCGCACTACGCCCTGGAAGGCTCCATCGCCGTCACCGGGTCGCTCATCCAGTGGCTGCGCGACCAGCTGGGCATCATCCAGACCGCTCCCGAGGTCGAGGAACTGGCTCGGCAGGTGGAAGACAACGGCGGCGTCTACATCGTCCCTGCCTTCTCTGGCCTGTTCGCCCCCTACTGGAGGTCGGATGCACGCGGGGCGATCGTCGGGCTCACCCGCTTCGCGAACAAGAGCCATATCGCGCGTGCCGCTCTCGAGGCCGTCGCGTTCCAGACACGCGATGTACTCGACGCCGTCAACGCGGATGCCGGCGTCGATCTGAGCGAGCTGAAGGTCGACGGCGGGATGGTCGCGAACGACGAGCTCATGCAGTTCCAGGCCGACATGCTCGGTGTTCCGGTCGTGCGGCCGGTCGTCGCGGAGACGACAGCGCTCGGCGCGGCGTACGCGGCGGGCCTCGCGGTCGGATTCTGGCGCGACCTCGACGAGCTGTCCGCCAATTGGCAGGAAGACCGTCGCTGGGAGCCCCAGATGAATGCTGCCGAGCGTGACCGTCAGCTGCGCCTGTGGCGTAAGGCCGTCACGAAGTCGATGGACTGGGTCGACGAGGACGTCCGGTAG
- a CDS encoding LysR family transcriptional regulator, which produces MELQQMRYVVEVAETGSFTRAAERCHVTQSALSHQIAALERTIGERLFARTSRSVRLTESGEAFVASARVALAAAEKAVEDATAVAGRVTGTLRLGVIPTVVAVDVPRVLVRFRDAHPHARVQLQVGNSDEISRAVRQGDLDVGLLGLREHVEPLGVASRLLRRERLVAALPSGHPLATRAQLALSDLRDAVFADFPAGTSGRAQSDAAFAAAELPRDVAFEMDSAQHLLGLVAAGLAVSLVADAVATKVPGVVTVPVSDGPVRIEYVVWPELAARTVTQAFLAVLDEE; this is translated from the coding sequence GTGGAACTGCAGCAGATGAGATACGTCGTCGAGGTCGCGGAGACCGGGAGTTTCACTCGAGCCGCCGAACGCTGTCACGTCACGCAGTCGGCGCTCAGCCACCAGATCGCGGCACTCGAGCGGACGATCGGCGAACGGCTCTTCGCGCGGACGAGCAGAAGCGTGCGCCTCACGGAGTCCGGGGAGGCGTTCGTCGCGTCGGCACGCGTGGCGCTGGCGGCCGCGGAGAAAGCGGTGGAGGATGCGACGGCCGTCGCCGGACGTGTGACGGGAACACTTCGCCTCGGCGTCATTCCGACCGTGGTGGCTGTGGACGTGCCACGGGTGCTCGTGCGTTTCCGTGATGCGCATCCGCACGCCCGCGTGCAGCTCCAGGTGGGCAACAGCGACGAGATCAGCCGCGCCGTGCGGCAGGGCGACCTGGATGTCGGACTCCTGGGCCTTCGGGAGCACGTGGAGCCCCTAGGTGTCGCCTCGCGGCTGTTGCGGCGGGAGCGTCTGGTCGCGGCGCTGCCCTCCGGTCACCCGCTCGCGACTCGCGCACAGCTCGCACTCTCGGATCTGAGGGATGCGGTGTTCGCCGACTTCCCCGCGGGAACGTCGGGGAGAGCGCAGAGCGATGCCGCCTTCGCGGCCGCCGAGCTGCCCCGAGACGTGGCCTTCGAGATGGACAGTGCGCAGCATCTGCTCGGACTGGTCGCCGCGGGTCTCGCCGTGTCCCTCGTCGCAGATGCGGTGGCGACGAAGGTGCCCGGCGTCGTGACGGTTCCGGTCAGCGATGGCCCTGTGCGGATCGAGTACGTGGTCTGGCCAGAACTTGCGGCCCGCACGGTGACGCAAGCCTTTCTGGCCGTGCTCGACGAGGAGTGA
- a CDS encoding EamA family transporter encodes MNRASTIALTALAPITWGTTYLVTTEMLPAGHPLFAALIRALPAGLIALAIGRALPQGTWWFRAGVLGILNIGAFFPLLFLAAERLPGGAAAAVAGVQPLILLPLGALVLQDRPRITAVIAAAAGTTGVALIVLGPASRLDTLGIVAAIAGVGATAAGIILTKKWGRPPRVGAVAYAGWQLTAGGLFLLPLTLGLEGVPQTIDTPAVVGYVWLAAVGGFASYTLWFRGIQLLPVVIPGLLVLLSPIVATLLGVFVAGESFTIIQGLGLALVAAALIAGPFAARRSSAHAALVAARP; translated from the coding sequence ATGAACCGCGCCTCCACGATCGCTCTCACCGCGCTCGCCCCGATCACCTGGGGCACCACGTACCTTGTGACCACGGAGATGCTTCCAGCGGGACATCCGCTCTTCGCCGCGCTCATCCGTGCACTGCCTGCGGGCCTCATCGCGCTCGCGATCGGCCGCGCACTGCCCCAGGGCACGTGGTGGTTTCGGGCCGGAGTCCTCGGCATCCTGAACATCGGAGCCTTCTTCCCCCTGCTCTTTCTCGCAGCGGAGAGGCTCCCGGGCGGCGCCGCGGCGGCCGTGGCCGGGGTACAGCCCCTGATCCTTCTGCCTCTGGGAGCGCTCGTGCTGCAGGATCGCCCCCGCATCACCGCAGTGATCGCCGCAGCAGCAGGAACGACCGGCGTCGCCCTCATCGTGCTCGGACCGGCCTCACGCCTGGACACGCTCGGCATCGTCGCCGCGATCGCGGGCGTCGGCGCGACGGCTGCAGGCATCATCCTCACGAAGAAATGGGGACGACCTCCGCGCGTCGGTGCGGTCGCCTACGCAGGATGGCAGCTCACGGCAGGAGGATTGTTTCTGCTCCCGCTGACACTAGGGTTGGAGGGTGTGCCGCAGACGATCGATACCCCTGCGGTCGTCGGCTACGTGTGGCTCGCCGCTGTCGGCGGATTCGCCTCGTACACCCTGTGGTTCCGTGGAATCCAGCTGCTCCCGGTCGTGATCCCCGGGCTGCTCGTGCTTCTCTCGCCCATCGTCGCCACCCTGCTGGGCGTCTTCGTCGCGGGTGAGTCGTTCACCATCATTCAGGGCCTGGGGCTGGCACTCGTCGCCGCAGCTCTCATCGCCGG